One Filimonas effusa genomic window carries:
- a CDS encoding YciE/YciF ferroxidase family protein: MPQSKSAKTTTKKRTASMSKTANAGAGANDSMLKEFFEDSLKDIYWAEKHIVKTLPKMKKAASSEELKQAFDLHTEQSKEHVARLEQVFGYLEKAPRGKKCEAIEGITKEGESIIEETEEGTSTRDVGLIMAAQKVEHYEIATYGGLAQLAETLGLTECAELLRQTLEEEKETDTQLTDIAESSINYEAAEEMA; this comes from the coding sequence ATGCCACAATCTAAATCAGCAAAAACAACAACGAAGAAAAGAACAGCCAGTATGTCTAAAACAGCAAACGCAGGCGCTGGCGCCAATGATTCTATGCTGAAAGAGTTTTTTGAAGACTCTCTGAAGGATATTTATTGGGCAGAGAAACACATCGTAAAAACTTTGCCTAAAATGAAAAAGGCAGCTTCTTCCGAAGAGCTGAAACAGGCATTTGACTTGCACACCGAACAAAGTAAAGAGCACGTAGCCAGGCTGGAACAGGTTTTTGGTTACCTCGAAAAAGCGCCACGTGGTAAAAAATGCGAAGCCATAGAAGGTATTACCAAAGAAGGCGAAAGCATTATCGAAGAAACCGAAGAGGGTACTTCAACCCGTGACGTAGGTCTTATCATGGCCGCTCAAAAAGTAGAGCACTACGAGATCGCAACCTATGGCGGGTTGGCACAACTGGCCGAAACACTTGGCCTGACAGAATGCGCTGAGCTCTTGCGTCAAACGCTCGAAGAAGAAAAAGAAACCGATACACAGCTTACAGATATTGCAGAAAGCAGTATCAATTACGAAGCCGCCGAAGAAATGGCGTAG
- a CDS encoding winged helix-turn-helix transcriptional regulator: MTSCKDGEKDHKQCMNILLPVRDALDVINGKWKLQIIIAINNGNKRFKDIERQIPGITARMLSKELKDLESHQLIKRTVYDTLPVSVEYTPTPHAATLMPLIEALKEWGTLHRKKILKDKA; the protein is encoded by the coding sequence ATGACGTCCTGTAAAGACGGAGAGAAAGATCATAAGCAATGTATGAACATACTATTGCCGGTGAGAGACGCACTGGATGTGATCAATGGCAAATGGAAACTACAGATCATCATTGCCATCAACAACGGCAATAAACGCTTTAAAGATATAGAACGCCAGATCCCGGGTATCACCGCCCGCATGTTAAGTAAAGAACTGAAAGACCTGGAAAGCCATCAGCTTATTAAAAGAACCGTATACGATACATTGCCGGTTTCGGTAGAGTACACCCCTACCCCGCACGCCGCCACCTTAATGCCCCTGATAGAAGCCCTCAAAGAATGGGGAACCCTCCACAGGAAAAAGATCCTGAAGGATAAAGCCTAG
- a CDS encoding NAD(P)H-dependent oxidoreductase: MSILNDLQWRYATKKMNGQPVAQEKVDYILEAARLAPTSVGIQPVEVIVVTNKALLEKIQPIAFNQPQITTTSHLLVFAAWDSYTPERINKVFDRVNAERNLPYEATADYRQKMLTNFAGKPAEEAFQHTARQAYISFGMAIAAAAEQKVDATPMEGFDAASLDKLLELDKKGLRSVTLLPLGYRDAENDWLVNLKKVRKPKEEFVTVMS; the protein is encoded by the coding sequence ATGAGTATCCTTAACGACCTCCAGTGGCGCTATGCTACCAAAAAGATGAACGGGCAACCTGTAGCCCAGGAAAAAGTAGACTATATTCTTGAAGCCGCCCGTTTGGCGCCCACTTCTGTAGGTATACAGCCTGTAGAAGTTATTGTGGTGACAAACAAGGCGTTATTGGAAAAAATACAGCCCATTGCTTTTAACCAGCCCCAGATCACAACCACTTCGCATCTGCTGGTATTTGCTGCCTGGGACAGCTATACTCCTGAACGTATCAATAAAGTATTCGACAGGGTAAACGCAGAAAGGAACCTGCCTTATGAAGCTACGGCAGACTACCGTCAGAAAATGCTGACCAATTTTGCCGGAAAGCCTGCTGAGGAAGCTTTCCAGCATACAGCGCGCCAGGCTTATATCAGCTTTGGGATGGCCATCGCCGCTGCTGCTGAGCAAAAAGTTGACGCTACGCCTATGGAAGGTTTTGACGCTGCTTCACTGGATAAATTGCTGGAACTGGATAAAAAAGGCCTCAGGAGTGTAACCCTGTTACCATTGGGTTACCGTGACGCGGAAAACGACTGGCTGGTAAACCTGAAAAAAGTACGTAAGCCTAAAGAGGAATTTGTGACTGTAATGAGTTAA
- the namA gene encoding NADPH dehydrogenase NamA, whose translation MKDSKLFSPYTIGNITLKNRIVMSPMCMYSVTAQDGKLNNWHYTHYTSRAVGQAGLIIVEASAVTPGGRISYEDAGIWDDAHITNLTHLTTLVHEQGAHIGIQLAHAGRKAQLNETPVAPSAVAFEGMKEPAALTVAEIGEIVKAFGAGARRAKAAGFDVIEIHGAHGYLINEFLSPLTNFRDDNYGGSKENRYRFLEEIITAIRAEWDGPLFCRISANEYAEGGSTIEDMVYYAQRMKAQGIDLIDCSSGGVAPAAIHAYPGYQVRAADIIRKEAAIATGAVGLITNGFQAEEILANERADLVFIARAFLRDPYWPRTAAYELGVTITPPQQYVRGWRQA comes from the coding sequence ATGAAAGACAGTAAACTATTCTCTCCTTATACCATCGGAAATATTACACTGAAGAACAGGATCGTTATGTCGCCTATGTGTATGTATTCCGTTACGGCACAGGATGGCAAGCTCAATAACTGGCATTACACGCACTATACCAGCCGTGCAGTGGGACAGGCAGGACTGATCATTGTTGAAGCAAGCGCCGTTACACCCGGAGGCCGTATCTCGTACGAAGATGCAGGCATATGGGACGATGCGCATATCACCAACCTTACACATCTTACCACACTGGTACACGAGCAGGGTGCACATATAGGTATCCAGCTGGCACACGCCGGCCGTAAAGCCCAGCTGAATGAAACGCCGGTGGCCCCCAGCGCAGTAGCATTTGAAGGCATGAAAGAACCTGCTGCCCTAACAGTAGCAGAAATAGGAGAAATCGTAAAAGCTTTTGGTGCAGGCGCCCGCCGCGCAAAAGCAGCAGGCTTCGATGTTATCGAGATCCATGGCGCCCATGGTTATCTCATCAATGAGTTCCTGTCGCCACTCACCAATTTCCGCGACGATAATTATGGCGGCAGCAAAGAAAACCGCTACCGTTTCCTCGAAGAGATCATTACAGCTATCCGTGCCGAATGGGATGGTCCGCTGTTTTGCCGCATCTCGGCCAACGAATATGCCGAAGGCGGCAGTACCATTGAAGATATGGTGTACTATGCACAAAGAATGAAAGCCCAGGGTATTGATCTTATCGACTGCAGTTCAGGTGGCGTAGCTCCCGCAGCTATTCACGCCTATCCCGGTTACCAGGTACGTGCAGCCGATATCATCCGCAAGGAAGCCGCTATCGCCACAGGCGCTGTTGGCCTTATCACCAACGGCTTCCAGGCCGAAGAGATCCTCGCCAATGAACGCGCAGATCTTGTATTCATAGCAAGGGCATTCTTACGTGACCCTTATTGGCCAAGAACGGCCGCCTACGAACTGGGTGTTACCATTACACCGCCACAGCAATACGTACGCGGCTGGAGGCAGGCATAA
- a CDS encoding class I SAM-dependent methyltransferase, producing MDFELLAAQLRKPEGEQGKTVAENMNSTNRAINLHTIQLLQLKAYDNVLEVGMGNGFFCKDVLARHDSITYTGCDFSDLMITEALALNQGYVADKRAHFVGGDINHLPFEDNSFSKCFTVNTIYFWEQPEQALAEVYRVLEPGGVAIISLRTKESMLQLPFVAYGFRLWEEDELLPVLGDAGFASIRMVHEPDPVFHMGEQEIQLHSLYVICRK from the coding sequence ATGGATTTTGAATTATTGGCGGCACAGCTTAGAAAACCCGAAGGTGAACAGGGAAAAACAGTAGCGGAAAATATGAATAGCACTAATAGGGCTATCAACCTGCATACCATACAGCTCCTGCAACTGAAGGCCTATGACAACGTATTGGAAGTAGGAATGGGCAACGGTTTCTTCTGTAAAGATGTACTGGCACGCCATGATAGTATTACCTATACCGGCTGCGACTTTTCCGACCTGATGATCACCGAGGCCCTCGCCCTAAACCAGGGTTATGTTGCCGATAAACGGGCGCATTTTGTTGGCGGCGATATCAATCATCTTCCCTTCGAGGATAACAGTTTCAGCAAGTGCTTTACAGTAAATACGATTTATTTCTGGGAACAGCCGGAGCAGGCTTTGGCAGAGGTGTACCGCGTACTCGAACCAGGTGGTGTAGCGATCATTTCGTTGCGCACAAAAGAAAGTATGTTACAGCTGCCTTTTGTGGCCTATGGCTTCCGGCTATGGGAAGAAGATGAATTATTACCGGTACTGGGTGATGCAGGCTTTGCCTCTATCCGTATGGTACATGAGCCCGATCCCGTATTCCATATGGGGGAGCAGGAAATACAACTTCACTCGTTATATGTTATATGCAGAAAATAA